A DNA window from Hydrogenophaga taeniospiralis contains the following coding sequences:
- a CDS encoding methylglyoxal synthase, producing MRLALIAHDRKKDDMLVLAGRHLPLLRQCVLVATGTTGGRLSRELALPVECVLSGPLGGDQQIGAMLVAGRVQALVFLRDPMTPQPHEPDINALVRACDVHNVPCATNLSTANMLLDFLAQNIPS from the coding sequence ATGAGACTTGCCCTGATCGCACACGACCGAAAGAAGGACGACATGCTGGTTTTGGCCGGCAGGCACCTGCCGTTGTTGCGCCAATGCGTCCTGGTGGCCACCGGAACCACGGGGGGGCGCCTGTCCCGGGAGCTGGCACTGCCGGTGGAGTGTGTGCTCAGCGGTCCGCTGGGCGGGGACCAACAGATCGGCGCCATGCTGGTGGCAGGGCGTGTCCAGGCGCTGGTGTTTCTGCGCGACCCTATGACGCCACAACCCCATGAGCCCGACATCAACGCCCTTGTGAGGGCTTGTGATGTGCACAACGTGCCCTGCGCGACCAACCTGTCCACCGCCAACATGCTGCTGGACTTTCTGGCGCAGAACATTCCGAGTTAG
- a CDS encoding GntR family transcriptional regulator, with protein sequence MNTPRAAKKASSMPPPPSGIANSVAAGILEYIRKLDLPAGERLREQTLANELGVSRSPIRKALQYMESAGIVESSPNRGFFLKQRAADLMRLDMPADEESDEALYLRVAEERLSGALPEEITEVDLMERYDLSRLQVQRVLNRMGREGLAERKPGRGWVFRPFLSTDTAYREGYRFRMIIEPAALLEPSFRIDKVAFDRIRRDQQAMLDGGIEKWPRSELFRAGAQFHETLVAASNNSFLLESIRNVNQLRRLVEYRVNVDRSRLYRQCGEHLMLLDLIEGGDRVEASYKLRQHLDVARSIKLHDADEATDGKTKSSPVEVNV encoded by the coding sequence ATGAACACCCCCAGAGCCGCAAAAAAAGCCAGCTCGATGCCGCCCCCTCCGAGCGGCATCGCCAACTCGGTGGCGGCAGGCATTCTGGAATACATCCGCAAGCTGGATCTTCCCGCCGGTGAGCGGCTGAGGGAGCAGACGCTGGCCAACGAACTGGGCGTGTCCCGTTCGCCCATCCGAAAGGCCCTGCAGTACATGGAGTCGGCCGGGATCGTTGAATCCAGTCCGAACCGGGGATTTTTCCTCAAGCAAAGGGCAGCTGATCTGATGCGCCTGGACATGCCAGCCGACGAAGAGTCTGACGAAGCCCTGTACTTGCGCGTGGCCGAAGAGCGCCTGAGCGGCGCACTGCCAGAAGAGATTACCGAGGTTGATCTCATGGAGCGTTACGACCTGTCCCGATTGCAAGTGCAGCGCGTGCTCAATCGCATGGGGCGCGAAGGGCTGGCTGAGCGAAAGCCCGGGCGAGGCTGGGTGTTCCGCCCATTTCTCAGCACCGACACCGCCTACCGGGAGGGCTACCGATTCCGCATGATCATCGAGCCCGCCGCACTGCTGGAGCCCAGTTTCCGGATCGACAAGGTCGCATTCGACAGGATCCGGCGGGACCAGCAAGCGATGCTCGATGGCGGCATCGAAAAATGGCCCCGGAGCGAGCTGTTTCGCGCCGGCGCCCAGTTCCACGAAACCCTGGTCGCTGCGTCCAACAACAGCTTCCTGCTGGAGTCCATCCGCAACGTCAACCAGTTGCGTCGCCTGGTCGAGTACCGGGTGAACGTGGATCGCAGCCGCCTGTACCGGCAATGCGGAGAACACCTCATGCTGCTGGACCTGATCGAAGGAGGCGACCGGGTGGAAGCCTCGTACAAGTTGCGCCAGCACCTGGACGTTGCGCGCAGCATCAAGCTGCACGACGCGGATGAAGCCACGGATGGCAAAACCAAGTCCTCTCCCGTGGAAGTCAACGTGTAA